The Falco biarmicus isolate bFalBia1 chromosome 1, bFalBia1.pri, whole genome shotgun sequence DNA segment tcttaatcaaTAGGAGAGGATAAAAATCATACTCTGTATTGCCTCTGAACTGGCATGCCATAACAGAGAGACTCAAAGAAATGACCATCCAGTCTCAAAGGCCCTGTTATGCTGGGAGTGAATTAGTTTCATTGTGTCAACTGCCATAAAAATAAGCACCGGGatctttaaaatctgaattttggaTAGCCCTGCTGGAGAGCCATCAGGAGCAACAAGCCAGCTGATGGCAAACAGAGGGAGGCATGGGCAGAGGTGCTTAGCAGGAGCAGTCCCAGCTGAAGCGCTCCCGTCACCTGGCAGGCAGGACAGGTGTGTCACCTCCAGATGTGGCATCAGCCACTTTCTTGTTCACAGCCTTTGAAGTGCTGTGCTGAGAAAGCCTGAGCCGTTACCGCAATTAGAGTAGATACATCATTTACTGGAGGAATTAAACGCACAGTAGCAAACCTGCAGTTGACACTCACAGGGTGCAATTTAAATCCTCCGGATTAGTAATTCTTTTGAGATCTTTGTAATCATCGGTAATAGGTAGTGAAATAAATCCACATTTATATCCTACAGactgcagctgtgcttctgTTAAAGCAGTATTAACTGGTGGGGTTTAAATCCTTCTGCCAGCTCGAGCTGTAAGCACCGCAGCTCCTGTGCAGAGGATAACTCATCCTGGGTGATGGATGCTCCTGAGCATGAAAGCGCTGGTTAATGAATAATGAAAGCACCAAGGCAGAGTCGCACCTCAGGGCTTCGCTCCTGCAGTACGCTCTCTGGGGAGGTCCCCGTGCAGCTCGCCATGCAgcacctccccagctgcagccgaGCCTGGATGTGGCTATGGATAACCATCGTAGAAGATAATACAAAATACTAATTAAAGCTTTATGCAGATGGACAAAGTGCCGAACCTCATCTTGTTTGGTCGACTGAGGGATTCACCTCGCCCCCTCTGGCGTTGTTCCTGCAGGTATCAGGAGCGCACACTCGCACCCTGACTTACTGCACAGGCTCCCGGTTAACTAAACAAATATGCCATTAAAAGCCGAGCCAACCTTGAGGGGGACATGTGGCTTTAAATTGCAGCAGGAGGAGATTTATGGACTTGTTTTCCAAAGCCTAGAGAGTACCTGAAGAGGCCTCAGACTGTTCAACATCTACCGGCTCTGATAAGGGAAGCCAGCGCTCCCCTCGGGATGAGACGGGAGGGGTGATGGGTGCTGGATTGGCACCTGGCTTTGCCACGGAGCCCCCGCCACAGAGCAGGGACCCAGAGTGACAGTCGCTCCAGgcacaaaaagcagctttgtgaaTTCAGTATGTTTGTAAGATAAGCACGGCATTGATAAAGTAAAGCACAGAGAGGTTAAAAAAACTCAGGAGAACTGTATTAGTGGCAGACTGGCGAAAAGAGCCCAGGAATCCTGGCTCTCCCTTCCTTCAGCTGGCCTTCAGCCCAATCTGCCCCAGATTCGTGACCTTAGAGGTGGTTTCTCGATGgcataaaaaaccccagtgacCAACACTACAGACAAATAATTTACTTAAACAGcctgggagggaaaggaaataaaacagagctggcagaagcGCATCTACCTGGTTCTATTCCTTATGTGtcatgtttgctttgttttcatttaggaATCTACAAAGGACATTGCTTCCGAATCAACCACTTCCCTGAAGATAATGACTATGACCACGACAGCTCAGAATACCTTCTCCGTAAGTGAACAGTAACCCCTAATGCACAGGTTTACCAGGCAGGCCAGAGGGAATTCCCTGGGTGCCTCTACTGTAGAGTGCCACCCAGGTCTTATTCATGGCAAGAGACTGGCCCAAACTGGGTGGCACAGAGCAGTGGTGATGTATGTCCAGTTCACGCTGCGGATGGTGCAGTTGTGACCCTTGGGGACCCCCGTTTCAAGGGTTTTCTTCAGCCAGGGGGACACCCATGTTACTCTTTAAACATTATATGGAAAATTTCCAGATGAAAACTACAGCTATTATTCCCGGATGGGCGAAGGTGTATTTATCTGATAAGTGCATCAAAGCAGGTTTGAGGAGTGGGTTCCAGCCCGTTAGGAAGCTTTTCCTAATGCTTAAACTCAACCCTTATGCAAGCCTCATCCTTTGCAGCTGCCGAGCCACCTCCCCCTGCAGTGAAATTGCTGCACTGTAGGAAGGAAGCTGAAATTTCTGCAGCTAACAGCAAAATCTCAGCAAAACACAGGCTGTGGCTTCCCTGCGTGGCCAGCCAGCCATTGCTGCTCTGGGCTGGCCTGCAACCAGCCACAGAAGTCGTTCCGTACCCCAGCCCAGTTGCTCAAAAGAAGGGCAAGGGTTTCATCTCCTCCAGATGAGCGTTCGCTCAGCTGATGGGAAGTTTCGGAACTCAAGCGTGAAACCTCATGAATCCTGCAAAGTTTGAGGCAGatttccccttccccagaggaCACCTTGCCTAGCTGTTGCTTTTGAACATTCTGAGCAGCCAAGCTGAAAGCAGTGCCCTTTACCAGAGAAGGAACCGCAGTTCACAAGGTGCTGGGAAACCTTCAGGGAGCAGCGAGTGACGCTGCTGGCTGAAACCCCCGGCGAGGCAAAACACTTCTCAATTACACTGCTGTTAATTACCTGAAACACCACTCAGAGAACCGCTCTGCCCTTCTGCTCACTACTGGAAAACAACTTCCAGTTGTTAAGACaagaagagagaaacaaaatttaTGAAAAGTATGTTTTACCAGAAAACCCagcttttttttcatctttactcTTGTCAATTCAGATCAGTCACAGCGCTCGGGTGACGTGATTTCAGTGCTCAGGCGCAGGCGGGCGAGCAGAGTGTGAGCACAGCTGCATTTATCTTTCATACAAAGCCTTGGAACTAATGTTAAATTGATGCCAAGTCAGCTTTAGGAAACAAACGTCATTAGCAAAAGGACTGTAAAGGAAAGAGGAATTAAGTAGCATCTTGATAAAAGCGCttggagagaagggagaagacAGTCTCGGGCTCCGCAGTAAGGCAAGAGCTTGGTGAATTGTTTGCAAGGCTACTTGTGATGGGTGTTCctaaaagctttttcaaagGAGACTAAGTACAGATGTTAAGAACCAGTTGGTCCAACCTTTATGTGTTCCGCAGAATCGgcctggagcagctcccccagcagaGGAGAGCTCGTTCTCCCGCACTCGGCACAAACAGGACTCCTTCACTTTAACCTTCGTAAAAAAAAACTGCGGCTCCACTTAAAATGCATACGGTTGATTTAGAGATTACTGAAAGGTTGTGACCTAAATCCAGGGGAGATGAGCTCATCCCTATATGTAACGGGGACCGAATCATTGTCTAAGGCAAGAGGGTATCTGCATCCTGTTCCAGAGACGTGAGCCCTTCCGTCCCAGTGTTGCCCTCTGTGCAACACCTTTGCAATCGGCTGTTTCTGTCACTCACTGTGCTTTTTAGCCATTTCTGGGCACAAGTTTCTCAGAGGGCCACGTCGGGCGTAACCCTTATTTCACCTGTCTGGCATAGACAAGCGACCAACGCTGTGTGCATCTTCTGAAAGAGCAGTACGAGTGGTCTCAGCCTGCTCCACAGGGGCCAGTCTGACACAGGCTTCAGATAAACGTAAACGTGGTGGTTCTAACAGAATCGATGGTTCAAAACCCTGTtgaattcagtgaaaaaaagacTGGGTTTAGGAGAATTGGGTCTGGGATGAGGTAGGAGCAGGAGTTTGGATTTTGCCCTGTTGGCATTGAGGCTGCTCCCTGTGAAACCAAGCAAGCAACAGCCACAGTGCCAGCGCACGCCTGCAGAGGAGCTCAAACAAGACCCTCCTAGGGGCCCATCCCCGTGACCACACACGCCGACCTGCGTGCCTGACTCGCTGCCCTTCCCATGTCTGTGCAGAGCCCCAGCAAGCGACCACGGGATCGCTGCCGTGCATGGGAAGCCCACACGTCCCCGGGGCTGCCACCCACGCATGTGCCCTGGCTTCCCTCCGCTCCTGCCATTCTGCAGCCGCCCCCCAAGCTGCCCCGAGCCAGCACGAAGCACATCCACCCCCCCCTTGGCAGAAGGGGGGATTTCAACCATACTCATCCTCGCTGCCTGCGTGAGGatggcagggctctgctgcgGTGCAGAAGCACAGCCATGAGGAGGGGGACTGGGCACCTCGGGCGTGTCTACACCTTCACGCACTTCTTCCCTGCGTGCTGTAGCGTCCCCTTTTTAAAGCCGTTGGCTTGGCTCCTGCCTTTcggagaagaaaaaaagcacaagcagCACACTGGGGTGCAGAGCCccgtggggagcagcagcatggtgCGCTGCGGCGGTTCACCGAAGGAGGTGTCACAACGCATAGCGGTGCAGAGCAGCCGATGCAAACAGACAGGACggtaaacaagaaaaaaaaaaaaaaaaagaaaaaaaaaagcaggggagaAAGCAAAATCCAGATTGCCCTAATGTTTTTTGATGTGCTGCCATTTTATTACCACTATCAGGAGACATATGTAAATTCTACATGGTACCTATGAGCATCCTTTTAAATTTCAGAGCTAAAAGTGTATGTTGTATCAAAAAATATACTGTAGAGTTTTACAGGAAGAGAAcactgtgtgttttgtttctcttcacaTTAATTACCTGCTACAGAAAAATTCTCTCTGGAGATTATTGCTACAAGTAGAACAACCCACCCTCTATACTTGGTGTGTCTGGGAAGATCCTTCCGATGGTATCACTGAAGCACTTTAGGAAAGATCTTTGATTTAATTGAAATCATTATAAATAGGATGGCCGTAAAATACAGGACACAACCAGAAAGGGTGGGCCACGGTAGATTTTAAGCCCGTGCTGCCTTTTGCCAGGACACTAACAGACAGATGAGGATTTGGGGTGCCTCCGCATCCAGCAGCCCAGAGACAGATGCTGAATcttgttttaataattaattgACTCTAAAAACTGACCCAAAAGTCGAAGTACTGTTACTTCATCCCACACACGTGGGTACACCCAGGACAACAGCACGGGCTCTCAGCACCCCGTGGGCTTTTGATTAAAGACGTTGCACCCTCACTACTTGGATTTGCCAATTCCTGCAAGACGCTGTCTGAATAGTAATGCGTCTGTCTGAATTGGGTTTAGATCCAGCCAGAAAATGCCCCGTCTGTAAAGGACACATGCAGCGGCGTTGCTAGTTTTTGGTGGGAGACGGACTTTTCTCGCTGTTTCAAATCGATACAGGCATAAGCCTCCCAAGCAGggactgtctttttttattttacatttgcacCATCCTAATGAGGCTGGGCCCATAGCGGGGGCTCCTGGGGGCTTTGCAATGCCGTTACGAAATGCCCAGTCCTGTCCCTCTTGCAGTCAGCAGAGTTTTGCCACCAGTTACCAGGGGAATCGTTAGGAAGCGATTCACTAAGTTGGGAACGCCACAGCCATCAAAAGTAAAATGAGAAAGCATCAGCTGGAACATCTGGCTGTTTCTCCTCGGGAAGCAGGCGCCGCTCGCTGTGCGTGTCAGCCAGGAGGATGGCACCCGGGAGGGACCGCGGTGCTGCCGGCACCGCATCAGCAGTCGGGCCAGATGGTGggtttctcctctccctgcGCTCAGCCCCCCCGTgtgccggggggcggggggggcaccTCTTCGGGCTTCCCCGTGGCCTGGCACCCACTCACCCTCCTGGGCTGCCCCCTGCGCCTTTGCCTTGCCAcggccccccgccccagggCAAGCCTGTTTTCCAAAGCACCTTATCTccccttcttccaaaaaaaTCCACTGGCTATAACAACATCACTCCGTTCCTCACTCTGCCTCTCTGGAATGCCTGCCAGGGTTTACCCCTTCGGTTTTTATAGTACAGACATCTCTCTTCTtgtgcttgtttattttttctcagccCTTTCACTCCCTTACTGCCACTTCCCTTTTGATTGCTGCTTACTCTTGGGGTGACCTGACTCGGGAAGCCAGCTTGAAGtggtggttgttggttttttttttttcagggaatttATAGCCCACACTGGTGAATGGACTAAAGCATACAGAATCTTAAATGACTCTACTTAGCTGTCAGGAAGCTAAACACAAACATCCGAGATGCACTTGTTAAAATTTCTTCCTCAGAAATCGGAAAGGTTTCAATGTCCTTAATattcatcaaaagaaaaaggggttATTAGCTGCGCTCCCCAGGAACGCGGATGCCGCGGGCTTCCCAAGGTGTAATTTGCTCACCTTGTGCACGTGTGGAGGAGCCGGTCCCCCCACTCAGGCCATCCCCCCACGTTGCAGGGTTCATAGCCAGCTCATGAATTTTTCACTGCTGTTCCCCGCGTGATGCTGGATCTTGCTGTCACTTCCCACATGCTCTGCCAGAAGCGTTCCGTACGCGGTGGCATCAGCTGATGGCAACAACGCTGGGCTTCCTAGGAGAAGGCTCAAATTAGTGAACTTAGTTAAGAGTGTCAGTGTCCCACTGGCTGCCTACGCGTGGCCTTGGCTCCCAAAAACGTGCCCAGAGATGCAGAATCAGTGATCATTCCAGCAAAAGcccggaggggggggggggggagttgaGATGTGGTACTCTGGCAGTTACAAACCCTTGCACCCAAGGAGCATCTGAAATGATTCCTGTCTGTCTGGGCTCTCCCTCCAGGCATTGTCCGTGCCTCCAGTGTGTTCCCCATCCTAAGCACAATATTGCTGTTGCTGGGAGGACTCTGTGTCGGAGCAGGAAGGATTTACAACAGCAAAAACAACATTATTCTCAGCGCTGGGATTCTCTTTGTTGCAGCAGGTATGTTCTCCTTAAACTGAGTCCTTCGGAAGTGCTGCCTTTCTAAACTGGAAAGAAGGGCGGCTAAGCCTGTCGGCAGCTCTGTGCCTTACCCCTTTCCTGGATCGAGGGCATGAGCAACAACACACTAAGCAAATTTCTCAAGAGAAAAATAGGATTTTGAAGCTCTACAATAAGTATATTCTAGAAAAGCTTTCGGTTTTCCTGAAAACCAGGAAGCTAAATTCAGTAACAAGCAGGTTTTAcactgtttaaaatgtattaaacatTAGATGAATCAGGCATCTCTTACATCCAGGGCCCTTTTCTTTTATAcgatggcagaaaaaaattcacctGTTATAGGTGAGCCCGTTTTTCACACTAGAAACATCTGAAAGAGTCAGCCACATTGTCAATAGCTTTCCCTGAAGCCGAGATTAAGCATGCTGCATTTAGATGAAAATTCAGTAAGGTGGATGAGAACTTATCTTGATCAAGGTGAACAGCCATAGCCCTGAGctcaaaatgtatttatttttattattatcctGAATGTTAGAAGCCCACTAACAATGTTAGCGAGCTCCCATATAATACTTCTTTCCCGCTGTGGCAATGAAGGGAACAAATCCTGCTGGATATTTTGGGATCCATGTGAGCATACGTGACCCGGATGTGgatctgttctttgtttttcaagaatGAACGAAATCTTGAGATAAATGAAAGagtaaataaatgtaataaaatttcCTGGTCATAATCTTTGAACGATTCAGGTCCAGAAAGTAATGTGGCTTGAGTTTGATCTTCCCAGCCACATAACCGCTGAtttatgtttttctgtctttaggACTAAGTAATATCATAGGGATCATTGTCTACATATCAAGCAACGCAGGTGACCCAAGTGACAAGCGAGATGAGGACAAAAAGAACCATTACAACTATGGCTggtctttttattttggagCCTTGTCTTTTATCGTGGCCGAGACCATAGGTGTTCTGGCTGTGAACATTTATATCGAGAAGAACAAAGAGCTGAGGTTTAAGACCAAGAGGGAATTCCTTAAGACTTCTTCCAGTTCTCCTTATGCCAGGATGCCAAGTTACAGGTACAGGAGGCGGAGGTCCAGATCCAGTTCTCGATCTACAGAGCCTTCTCCATCTAGAGACATTTCTCCGGTTGGCATGAAGATAGCAAGCACCATTCCCATGAACGAAATTTCCATGTACACTCTTTCCAGAGAGCCTTTGAAGGTTACAACGGCCGCCAGCTACAACGCAGACCAAGAAGCCAGTTTTCTGCAGGTTCACAACTTCCTTCAGAAGGAGTTTAAGGAAGGACTCCATGTCAACATGGTCAACAGGAGAACGACGCCTGTTTGAAGAACCTTCCTTCCTGGcgctttttaaagaaatattgaaaGAGAATGGATCTGTCATGAAAGAGAAGGAGCGATGTTGAAGTACCCTCTCACCTCTCTAACTGTGGCATGTGCTGAGGTAGCAAGTGGAGATCCTCTGGACCAACATAAAGATGTTACATGCTCATAGCTTTTTTTGAAGCTATTCGgagtttgtttctttcagttcttgGTGTCACGAGATGAAGGCCGTTCATGTTCCTGCACTTTTGTGGTGTGTAAAAAGTCTTGGAGAAACTACAAAGGACTTGCCACCGGTGTGTTTTAAAGGATTACAGAAAAAttgtatgactttttttttttttctaatattgaGATCCCTTAATACAGACTtgcaaatataatttataaCCAAGTCCAAGGATGAATGCGAACTACTCATCAAGTGAGCCACTTTCCTTTGACACAGCATAAGCTttgcctctttaaaaaaaaaaaaaaaaaaaaaaaaagggaaaaaaaaaggaaatatttttgaaggcAACACTTTGTAAAACTGACCTGTGCTACTGAAACCGTAGAGCACCCGTGTACTGAGCATTGCCGACTCCCTGATGGGATGGTAAGGGGGTCTCCCGTTCCTGGGCATAAGGCATCCCTCAGGGCAATGCAGGTGGGGGAGAGAAGGGTGGGTGCATCTTGAAACACCTAGGAAGGGAAGGATTGAAACAGGTGGGACTTGAGCATATTTGCAAATATCATTTCTTGCCTAACATTTAGAAAACTTGAATTCTCATTTTGACTAGCCCTAGTGCCTGATCCGGCAAGGTGCTGAGTGCTGTCTGTCAGGAGCCCCTATAGACTACTTAAGGcaagagggagaagcagagctgaGCCGGGGTGGCCCGCGCAGGCGAAGCCGCCAGTTCCCTGCGACTGCATTCCTGTTTTCCTTACTGCTTCACAAGTGCAACACTAACGCTACTGGAAACTAAGATATCTAAGCAATGTGCGTCAGAAAACGAGAAGCTAATACGTTCGGACTAGCAAAACGTCCTGCAGCAACGGGAACTGAGTGTTAACAGAACGGATGacaactttgtattttttaaaatagaacaaaaagaATCACCGTTTATGAGATATTTATTAAACTCTTTTTATTATGAATAAGTGCCGCATGGTGCAAGGTATAGTTGCTTTTAGATGGAAATGATGGTTCGAcctaatttaatttattttgtaatgacGAATCTACTTACGTGCAGAGAGCCCACAGAAAACTCTATGCATCACCTAAGGGGGGAACTAATTTGTACCCTTTGCTTCCATATGTTTCTAAAAAggtctgaaatacttttttttttttccccttcaaattCCTGCTTTCAATTTTTACACTTAGGCTTGGAATCTCAAATCTCGAGGGCCTGACTCAAAGGTAATTTAATTTAGCAGTACTCACGTTGATCTTAGTGACCGCTCGACCAAGCCATATGAGAATGAGGGAGGTGCCCGATTCCCCGTGGATGGATCAGGTGCAGCGGGAGAGGAGCATCTAATTCCTGTAGATTCCTTTGAATATACCCGTCATCTTTGCCTAGAAAATCTTTGCTACCAGAAGACTAGAGAAGTggtgatgagaaaaaaaataaatcatgattTGGAAAGCTTGGCTCACTGATGGTGGGTGATCTCAGCCAAACTGTTAAAACCTCTTTAGTCTTAATTTACCCCGCGATGGCCGCGGCGCCTGTGACTCGGTGGTGGTTTGGATACGAGGCTTTCAGCTGGTGGAACCAAGTCCTCCGGGGAAATCCCGGAGGAGCTGCCTTAACATCCCAAAAAGCAAGTTGAACCTCCTCTCCCCCCGAGGTAAACCCTGCCTAAGCCTCTCTCCTTGCAAGAACCAAGACACAATTCTCacaatttttaagcaaaagtCTTCCCCTAGTTGCTGttcagctctgcccagccctcAGCCTCACAGAGCAGCATCGTCATTTTGGCAGAGGTGGGTTGGAGCCTTCATCCCTGCTTGTTAAGAGTTTCCATTCAGGTTAAAACTCTGCTGGGATCCTTTTTCAAACCTCTGAACTCTGACAGCTAAAGCGAACAGAGTGATGGGAACGatttaaaagtagaaaatgttGTGCTACTTTCTGTATCAACACACTATGGAGAAAGATGTTAcacaagctttttaaaaaaaaattcagaggcaGACAAGAAAACTTTTTTACCTACTTTTCGGCTAGGACAACATAAAAGAGCTCTAAAATTGTTAAAAGTTCTTgatgaaaggttttttttacaagaatCTTTATGCTTTCaaacaataaattatttcctaCTTTTTGAGACTTCgtaatattaaaatactttgattAGCTATGATAGAAGTAGAagtttgcaatgaaaaaaaaaccttctgtcTCATTAGTGTGTCATACTAAGTGCTAATTAATTTACATCTAATTATAGTCGATGTATTTTTCAAGTGCAATTTCCCAGAACTATTTGTTTCCCACTGTGTTAATAAACTAATAGTTAGAAATAAGTCCTCATCCGTGTTTACTGTAATTAAGAATAAAACCATTCCCTTTAAAACCAGGAGTTAGATATAGGCTGTTTTTCTAAACCCATGTACATTGAACTGGAAGTTGACAGTGTGAGGTTTGCTTCACGCGTCcgttttgttcttttaatccTCATTTTCTCCAGTGAACGTGTTTAAAACCAACCGACCATGTGATGCCAGCCAAAGTCCGAGGCTTTGCTACAGCCCGGGTCAGACCTGCAGAGGCACCTGCAGTGTTTTTATGCCAcatcagcaaaaaaaagaaagtcttgcCGAGCGTTTCGGGATGTCCCGCTTTGCCGGAGCGCCTTGCCCCGGAGCTGGGCTGGTTacagcagctctcctgggcGCGATGCCCTGCTCCGCTCCCAGCCAGAGCATCcgctcctgctccagcaggcatctttgaaaaacagagctggagcagggaaatATTCATGGGATGCTCATGGGATACGGGGTCTGGACAGGGAACAAAGGCACAGGGAGATACCAGGGACAAGAGTTTTAGTCCTGTGGGAGAATGGGGGCTGCGATTTAAAACTCATGGTCTACATCAAATTGCAGCGCAGTAATTTGtgcaaccaaagcaaaaaaaataatcgtcTCATTTGACaattccagtaaaaaaaaaaaaatcctccaaaaaTCAGTCTTTTCCTGTGGAAAACCTGATTCTGACAAAACTGAGAAATTTGCAGCATACCTGCCCATGAACAGTGTCTTGCTTCATGGCTGATCTCTCTCTACAGAATTAGTTTGTGCTCAGACTTTCAAACCACTCAgtcacagttaaaaaaaaataaataaataaaaaaaataatcatctgtTCTTCCACATCTCTCTGGTTTCCCTGGACAGCACCAAACAAATGAGCCCCCGTTTCTCAAAAAGGCCTGCAGGTATCATCATCATACCATTAACGATAATCAGTCTTTTGGTGTTATCCTATAGCACACTGTAACAGCAGACCGAAAAACCAGCTATCAGACCAGATTCggttttctgaaaaacaaaagtttcaGGTCTATCGTCAGCGCTCTCCTCCTAGTTTGTCCTCCTCAATAGGAGTCAAAGGAGAAATCACTTCATATGCCCATACAACTAAcaataaactatttttatatttcctttacTTTCTGTATGGATCACATATCCGCAAGGGCTAATATATCATGTCCCTTGAGGCTCCGTTTCTGTCTGCAGTTCTGAAGTGTTATTTCCACTGTGCTTCAGTTCTACTGG contains these protein-coding regions:
- the CACNG4 gene encoding voltage-dependent calcium channel gamma-4 subunit, whose protein sequence is MVWCDRGVQMLLTTVGAFAAFSLMAIAIGTDYWLYSSAHICNGTNITADEAQGPPRRARGDLTHSGLWRICCLEGIYKGHCFRINHFPEDNDYDHDSSEYLLRIVRASSVFPILSTILLLLGGLCVGAGRIYNSKNNIILSAGILFVAAGLSNIIGIIVYISSNAGDPSDKRDEDKKNHYNYGWSFYFGALSFIVAETIGVLAVNIYIEKNKELRFKTKREFLKTSSSSPYARMPSYRYRRRRSRSSSRSTEPSPSRDISPVGMKIASTIPMNEISMYTLSREPLKVTTAASYNADQEASFLQVHNFLQKEFKEGLHVNMVNRRTTPV